Proteins from one Miscanthus floridulus cultivar M001 unplaced genomic scaffold, ASM1932011v1 os_2657_2, whole genome shotgun sequence genomic window:
- the LOC136535299 gene encoding uncharacterized protein — MRAPLLSFVLLLAVVATVPLVPAVSKGEEAGTPAEENGGSIKPLSLDGYGPLEKAAKKPKKQILDAQATPKMIPDTYNQKPIEEQAETATASTADDQPDKYVAYLVPDEEEEAPAKVKKEKSDESADESAYHKKEKKVKKEKKKSDYLDDESTSSKKEKKQKSDDSDVSTSSKKKKAKTDDSDEDASLHKKEKKEKSVSGKKHKKDKSDYDSDSTSPKKEKQEKSVDSDASAYFNKEEKKSGDSEEATSLKKQKKEKKKKKKKKEKSEENSEEDAAPVDVSTDGQYVSSPKEEKSSEDAMPVDVSTTTGQYVSSSKVDVKPNGGERQISTNTDAYASPKQDTSSQPKGGASDELPPAAKSSATDAYASPKQQVVSSSQPMAGGSLDELPPAAKSSATPDPYLSSKQQVVSSQPMAGGSPDELPPQAKSSATPDPYANVPNEPVAGKPKLSMETFSGMIKRPIAKILSPVIKGVCAKTEYPEDCESSIGGLPGAASAAATDSVGVLKLAMEAVRQKVIVAMNAATDRMNVPGTDATTKDALDSCTSSYSDIKTSLDSVDDALKRGDVDTAHTNLDSVETDITTCDDGFQEHGIPSVMTDHDQELQKLASNLLSIGAAIHH; from the coding sequence ATGAGGGCGCCTCTCCTCTCCTTCGTCCTCCTCTTGGCCGTCGTCGCCACCGTGCCCCTGGTCCCGGCggtgagcaagggtgaagaagctGGTACCCCCGCTGAGGAAAATGGAGGCTCTATCAAGCCCCTGTCCCTCGACGGATATGGACCACTGGAGAAGGCTGCCAAGAAGCCCAAGAAGCAGATCTTGGACGCGCAAGCTACTCCGAAGATGATCCCCGACACCTATAATCAGAAACCCATTGAAGAACAAGCTGAAACGGCCACGGCATCCACTGCTGATGACCAACCCGACAAATATGTGGCGTATCTAGTTCCTGACGAGGAGGAGGAAGCTCCTGCGAAGGTAAAGAAGGAGAAATCTGATGAGTCGGCGGATGAATCTGCTTAtcataagaaagaaaagaaggtaaagaaggaaaagaagaagtcAGATTATTTGGATGATGAATCCACATCatccaagaaggaaaagaagcagAAATCTGATGATTCTGATGTATCCACATCttccaagaagaagaaggcgaAGACTGACGATTCTGACGAAGATGCATCTCTtcataagaaggaaaagaaggagaagtcTGTATCTGGCAAGAAACACAAGAAGGATAAGTCTGATTATGATTCGGACAGTACATCTCCCAAGAAAGAAAAGCAGGAGAAATCTGTCGATTCGGATGCATCTGCATATTTcaacaaggaagagaagaaatccGGCGATTCGGAGGAAGCCACGTCTCTGAAAAagcaaaagaaggagaagaagaagaagaagaaaaagaaggaaaaatCCGAGGAGAACTCGGAGGAGGACGCTGCGCCCGTTGACGTCTCCACGGACGGCCAATATGTGTCGTCTCCCAAGGAGGAAAAATCCAGCGAGGACGCCATGCCGGTCGACGTCTCCACCACCACCGGCCAATACGTATCTTCTTCGAAGGTCGACGTCAAGCCCAACGGAGGTGAGCGTCAGATCTCCACCAATACGGATGCGTACGCATCCCCAAAGCAGGACACCAGTAGCCAGCCCAAGGGTGGCGCTTCCGACGAGCTTCCGCCGGCCGCCAAGAGCTCCGCCACGGATGCATACGCATCTCCAAAGCAGCAGGTCGTCAGCAGCAGCCAGCCCATGGCCGGTGGTTCTCTCGACGAGCTTCCGCCGGCGGCCAAGAGCTCCGCCACCCCCGACCCGTACTTATCTTCAAAGCAGCAGGTCGTCAGCAGCCAGCCCATGGCCGGTGGGTCTCCCGATGAGCTTCCGCCGCAGGCCAAGAGCTCTGCCACCCCTGACCCGTACGCGAACGTGCCCAACGAGCCGGTAGCGGGGAAGCCGAAGCTGTCGATGGAGACGTTCTCGGGGATGATCAAGAGGCCGATCGCCAAGATCCTGAGCCCGGTGATCAAGGGCGTGTGCGCCAAGACGGAGTACCCGGAGGACTGCGAGTCCTCCATCGGCGGCCTACCCGGGGCCGCGTCGGCAGCGGCGACGGACAGCGTGGGCGTGCTGAAGCTGGCCATGGAGGCGGTGCGGCAGAAGGTGATCGTGGCGATGAACGCGGCGACGGACCGGATGAACGTGCCGGGGACGGACGCCACGACCAAGGACGCGCTCGACTCGTGCACGTCGTCGTACAGCGACATCAAGACGAGCCTGGATTCGGTGGACGACGCGCTCAAGCGCGGCGACGTCGACACGGCGCACACCAACCTAGACTCGGTGGAGACGGACATCACCACCTGCGACGACGGATTCCAGGAGCACGGCATCCCGTCGGTCATGACTGACCATGAccaggagctccagaagctcgccagcaacctcctctccatcgGCGCCGCCATCCATCActag